Proteins from one Fusobacterium periodonticum 1_1_41FAA genomic window:
- a CDS encoding TlyA family RNA methyltransferase yields the protein MTKFLKKKMRLDEYLCENEYFEDLEVTKKQIMAGNVIINEQKMDKPGIIISLDKIKTVRIKEKNIPYVSRGGLKLKKAIDVFDLNFKDKIVLDIGASTGGFTDCSLQNGAKLVYAVDVGTNQLDWKLRNHNQVVSIENKHINDLEKSEIKDEIDIIVMDISFISIKKVLYKIKEFLSENSYAVFLIKPQFEAEKEYIDKGIVKDLEIHKKIIIDVIEDAKKYDLFLENLTISPIKGTKGNTEYLAKFSKKNNFSDKEIENMINNNIREEK from the coding sequence ATGACAAAATTTTTAAAAAAGAAAATGAGATTAGATGAATATCTATGTGAAAATGAATATTTTGAAGATTTAGAAGTAACTAAAAAGCAAATTATGGCAGGTAATGTTATAATAAATGAACAAAAAATGGATAAACCTGGAATTATAATATCTTTAGATAAAATAAAAACAGTCAGAATAAAAGAAAAAAATATCCCCTATGTAAGTAGAGGAGGATTGAAATTAAAGAAAGCAATAGATGTTTTTGACTTAAATTTTAAAGATAAGATAGTTTTAGATATTGGAGCTTCAACAGGAGGCTTTACAGATTGTTCCTTGCAAAATGGAGCAAAATTAGTTTATGCTGTAGATGTAGGAACAAATCAACTTGATTGGAAATTGAGAAATCATAATCAAGTAGTGAGTATTGAAAATAAACATATAAATGATTTGGAAAAAAGTGAAATCAAAGATGAAATAGACATTATAGTAATGGATATTTCATTTATTTCAATAAAAAAAGTTCTATATAAAATAAAAGAATTTTTATCTGAAAATAGCTATGCTGTCTTTTTAATAAAGCCACAGTTTGAAGCTGAAAAAGAATATATAGATAAGGGAATAGTTAAAGATTTAGAAATTCATAAAAAAATAATTATAGATGTAATTGAAGATGCAAAAAAATATGATTTATTTTTAGAAAACTTAACTATTTCTCCTATAAAGGGAACTAAAGGAAATACAGAATATTTAGCTAAATTTTCTAAAAAGAATAATTTTTCAGATAAAGAAATAGAAAATATGATTAATAACAACATTAGGGAGGAAAAATAA